The genomic region GGCCTGCGCGGTGTGACAATCTTGGCCGTCAGCGCTGCTTTTGAGTGCCCTGCGAGCATGGCTTCGGTGCCACCCCGTGTTCGCTCACTGTTGACGACGGTTGAAAACTAGGCCAGTTGCGACGGTCGAAAAGTAGGCCACCCATACAGATTGGATGGGTGATCTCCTTGGAAGACTGGGCCTTCATTCGGCATCTTCACCGCAGCGAGGGTTTGTCGCAGCGGGCCATTGCACGTCAACTCGGCATCGCGCGTGACACGGTGGCTAGTGCGCTGGCCAGCGACGATCCACCAAAGTACGAGAGGGAATCGCCGGCCTCGGCGATCAACGAGGTGGAACCGCGGATTCGGGCGTTGTTGTCGGCCTATCCCCGGATGTCGGCGACGGTGCTCGCCGAGCGGGTGGGGTGGACGGGCTCGATCTCCTGGTTTGGGGAGCGGGTCCGGATGATCCGCCCGGAGTACCTGCCCGCTGATCCGGTCGACCGCCTCGAGCATCCGCCGGGTCGGGTGGTCCAGTGCGATCTGTGGTTCCCGGCACCCAAGATCGCGGTCGGGTTCGGTCAGGAGGCGATGCTGCCGGTGCTGGTGATGGTGGCCGCGTTCTCCCGCTTCATCGCCGCGGTGATGCTGCCCTCGCGCCAAACCATGGATCTGGTGGCCGGGATGTGGCAGCTGCTCTCACAGAACTTCACCGCGGTGCCGCACGAGTTGTGGTGGGACAACGAGGCCGGGATCGGACGCCGCGGCCGGTTAACCGATCCGGTCACCGCGTTGATCGGGACGCTGGGTTCGCGGCTGGTGCAACTCAAACCCTATGACCCCGAGTCCAAGGGCATCGTGGAGCGAGCCAACCGGTATCTGGAGACTTCGTTTCTGCCCGGGCGCAGCTTCACCTCACCGCAGGACTTCAATGATCAACTGGGACTGTGGCTTCCGACCGCAAACCGTCGTCGGGTGCGGGTGTTGGATGGTCGCCCGGTGGACTTCTTGGCTGCCGACCAAGCCCAGATGCTGACCCTGCCACCGGTGGCGCCGACAGTGGAGACGAAGACGTCGGTGCGGTTGGGGCGTGACTACTACCTGCGGGTGGCCGGCAACGACTACTCGGTGGATCCGAGTGCGATCGGCCAGCTCGTCGAGGTGAGGACCACCCTGGCCCAGGTGACCGTGATGCGGACGGGGCGCCTGCTGGCTGCTCACGATCGCTGCTGGGCAGCGCGACAGACCCTGACCGACCCTAAACACGTCGAGACCGCTGCGGTGTTGCGTCGACAGTTCCAAGCCGGGCCGCCACCGGCGACCGGTGACCAGCTGGTGCGTGATCTGGCAGACTACGACCGGGCATTCGGCGTCGACTTCACCACTGCCGAAGTCACTTCTGATGGTGAGGTGGCATGAGCATGGCCGAGGATCCGATGAAGGCCGTCCTGCACTACGCCCAAGCCCTCAAGGCGCCACGCATCCGCGACGCCGCGGCCCGCCTGGCCGAGCAAGCCCGCGACGCCGGCTGGACTCACGAAGAGTATCTGGCGGCCGTTTTATCGCGGGAGGTTGCGGCTCGTGAGGCCTCCGGTGCGGCGACCCGTATCCGCTCCGCCGGGTTCCCGACCCGGAAGTCTTTGGAGGACTTCAACTTCGATCACCAACCCGCACTCAACCGGGACATGATCGCCCACCTCGGCACCGGCGCGTTCCTGGCCAAGGCCTCCAACGTGGTCCTGCTCGGGCCACCCGGAACTGGCAAGACCCACCTCGCCATCGGATTGGCGGTCAAGGCCGCGCAGAGCGGGCATCGCATCGCGTTCGCCACCGCGGTGGACTGGGTCGCTCGCCTCAAGGCCGCCCACAACGCCGGGCGGCTCCCGGCTGAGCTGGCCAAGCTGCGTCGCATCGGGTTACTCGTTGTCGACGAGGTCGGCTACATCCCCTTCGAACAGGACGCGGCGAACCTGTTCTTCCAACTGGTCTCCAGCCGCTATGAACACGCCTCGCTGATCTTGACCTCGAACCTGCCCTTCGCCCGCTGGGGCGACGTGTTCGGTGATCAAGTGGTGGCCGCGGCGATGATCGACCGCATCGTGCACCATGCCGACGTCCTGACCCTGAAGGGATCCAGCTATCGGCTCAAGGACACCGGAATCGACACCTTGCCCTCCGCACGCGCAGACAACACGGCACAATAACCACAACCACGTGGCCTACTTTTCGACCGTCGCTTCTGGCCTACATTTGGACCGTCGTCAACAGCTCACAACTCGTCAAGGATCCGACCGTTCCCGCACTTACTGGCCAGCTGGTACCGCATAGCGGCTGCTTCGCTGATTGCTCGGCGCTGTGTCAACGTCAACCCCATCCACTGGGCGTACGCGCGCATTCTCGATGAGGCAACGAAGCACCACTTCGACTGAGCCACCGGATTCGGCGTGCCAAAACAACTTTGGCCTCATTGAACACATACGCCTCAACTTGGTCCCGACTTGTCGGTGCTCGAACATATGTTCTACCTATGAGCGCATCGGCGGGATTCGGCAGCGACGTGGCCTCGGCCGTTGCGCGCCTGCGAGCCGCACGTGACGAGCTCATGGAGTCGCGCCTGGACATGTCGAGCATCGGTGAGCTGTTGGAGGTGCTCGATGCTCTCGAAAACGACCGACGTCGCGCGCCCACGCTCGAACACCGCATCCTCGAGGAACTTCGCGGCCGCGTCGCACCCCCCGACATCGGCGCCAAGAACTGGAGTGAGGTGCTCCAGCGGCGGCTGCGGATCAGCGCCGCCGATGCGCGCAGACGTCTGGACGATGCGGAGGATCTGAGCCCTCGGCGCACGATGACCGGGGAAGCGCTGGAGCCGACGATGCCCAACGTCGCGAAGCGGCAGGCCGCGGGGGAATTGGGTGCCGACCATCTGCGCGTCATCCGGAAGTTCTTCCGTGAGCTGCCCCACGGGGTGGACTACCAGACTCGCCAGGGATGCGAGGAGACCCTGGCACAACTTGCCGCTGAACACACCCCCGACGTGTTGCGCGCGGCCGCCGACCGGCTGGCCGCACTGGTGAATCCCGACGGCGTGTTCGACGACCTCGACCGCGCACGCCGTCGTCACTTCACCATCGGCAAACAGGAAGCCGACGGGATGAGTCCTGTCCGCGGGCTGCTCGACCCAGAAGCACGCGCGACACTCGATGCGGTGTTGAGCAAGTTGGCCGCCCCAGGGATGTGCAACCCGGACGACGAAGCACCCTGTGTCGACGACGAACCGAGCCCAGACCATGTGAGCGCCGATCATCGCTCCCAGAGTCAGCGCAATCACGACGCCCTCAAAGCGATGGGCCGTTCGGTGCTCTCCTCGGGAGAGTTGGGCAAGCACAGAGGATTACCGGTGACCATCATCGTCTCGACGACACTGCAGGACCTGGAGTCAGGTGCCGGGCTGGCGGTGACCGGCGGTGGCACGACGCTGCCGATGAGCGACGTCATCCGCCTGGCCAGCCAGGCCCACCACTACCTGTCGATCTTCGACAAGCACACGCAGGAGCCGCTCTACCTCGGCCGAACCAAGCGCCTCGCCTCTGCCGGTCAGCGAATTGTGTTGCACTCCAGAGATCGCGGGTGCACCGCCCCGGACTGCACCGTGGCCGGATACGGCTGCCAGGTACACCACGCGGTGCTGGACTGGGCCGACGGCGGACTGACCAACATCACCGACGAGGTGTTGGCATGTCCGCCGCACAACCGCCTCGTCACCGAGGGCGGATGGACCACGCGAAAACGCAGAGACGGACGCGTCGAATGGATCCCGCCGCCATTGCTCGACACCGGCCAAGGCCGCGTCAACAACTACCACCACCCGCAGCGGTACCTGCAGCCGAAGGAAGAGGAGTCGGAATGAAGATCCTGGTTGCCACGCGCCTGACGCAGGGCACGGCGCCGACGGACTATCACTACTGCGTCGAGGGCGAACTCGTGTGGATGCAGGAGCCTTGCGACCGAGACCTCAGGGATCCCGCAATGCCGTGTGGATGTGGCCGCGGGTTTGCAGGCGCGGCGTCACATCGAGCGACCACGACCGCAATGGTCGTCGACACGGAGTTGACACGCGATGATGTCGTACTCGCATTCAAGACCAGCCTCGTCGATGGCGGATGGCCGAGCGAATGGGCAGAGGCCGTCGCAGACGAGAACCTCGAGATCGCTGCGCAGCTTCCAGTTGGAACCATAATTGTTCGGAACCTGGAGAAGTACTTCCTACGAGGTGCGCTTTTCGGCGGTGATGGCTAACGGAACCGCCCACGCAACTCGTTCTTCAACACCTTGCCGGTGAGGTTTCGCGGAAGCTCCCGCACGAGTTCGAGCCGCTCCGGCGACTTGTGGCGGCTCAAGCCCTGGGCTGCACAATGTTCCGACAGCACCGCTAGCGTCACCTCGGCGTCGGGTTGTGCGACGATCACCGCGCACACCCGCTCACCGGTGCGTTCATCGGGAACGCCGATGACCGCGACGTCGGCGACCGCCGGATGCGTTGCCAGCACCCCCTCGACTTCGAGCGCCGAGATGTTCTCCGCATTGCGGATGACCGCGTCCTTGATGCGGCCGGTGACGACGACGTTGCCGTCGGCGTCGATGCGCCCCCGGTCGCCGCTTCGGAACCACCCGTCGGCGTCGAAAGCGTCGGCGTCGAGCGCCTCGTCGACATACCCCAGGAAGCACTGCGGGCCCTTGAGCCGCAGTTCGCCCTCCTCGCCGGGGGCGACCTCACGCTCGTTGTCGTCAACGACACGGACCGAGACACCCGGCACCGGTCGTCCGACGGTGTGGTCGAGCACCTCGGGCGCGCCGTCCGGCGGCGGCGATGTCACCACCGGGAACTCGGTCAATCCCCACGAATTGGCCACTCCGGTGACACCGAGCGTCTCGCGCACCTGTCGCCCAAGCTCCGCGGTGATCGGCGCTCCGCCGCCGACACAACCACGCAGGTCGGGGAAGAGCGGGTCCGGACCGTGGTCGCGCTGGGCGGCCATGAACGCGACGAAGAACGGGGTTGCTGAGCCGAGCATCGTCGGTCGATGTGCCGCAATAGCTTTCGGTGTGAGCACCGGGTCGAATGCGTCGAACAACACGAGTCGCATGCCGGTGAGCAGGCTCGCCGCCAGCATCGAGGCACCACCGATATGCGACACCGGGAAAGCGATCGGATTGACGTCGGTATTCGACGCACCGACCATTCCCACCACGCCTGCCGACCCGGCGATCACCGAGCGATCGCAGTGCCGCACGCCCTTCGGCGCGGCAGTTGTCCCCGACGAGTAGTACACCCAGCGTGGCAGGGTGGCCGACGTCGGCGGGTCGGGCAGCGACGCGGGATCGCCTGCAGGCAACCGCAGCCCGTCGGTAACGGGCGCCGCATGATCGACCACCACGACGGTCATCGGCTGATCTCGCGCGAGCTCGTCGGCTAGATCAACGTGGTCGAAGCCGCGCCACACGCCCGGAACTACCAGAAATTCGGTACCGAGTTGCGTTGTCACGAAACGGACTTCGCTCTCGCGCCAGATCGGCAGGATGGGGTTCTGCACGGCGCCCAGGCGGGTCAGCGCCACCATGACGACCATCGTCTCCAGCGTGGTCGGCAGCTGCCAGGACACCACGGAACCGTCGCCGACCCCGCGGGCCGCGAGTGCCGCTGCCGTGCCCTGCGCCGCATCGCGCAACTCGGCGTTCGTCAGGCTGCGGCCGAAGTCGTCGACGAGCACCACGCGGTCCGGATGTGACCGGGCGGCGTCCTCGACCAAACTCCAGTAGGTACCGGACATCAATATCTTCTGTTCTTCGCGCAAGCGTCCCCTGCCCTTCGGGCGTGGGCCCACATCAGCGACTCGGCAGGAGCAGCCGCCGTTTGGCCAGGATATTGCGCATCATCTCGTTGCTTCCGCCCGACACCGTGTAGGCACGCGACCACAACCAGGACTCACGCAGCCGCTGTTCGGCCTGCTGGACAATCGGATCGGCATTCTCGGTGCACACCGTAGCCGCGAGTTCGGCGCCGTAGGCCGAAACCCGGTGATAGGTCTCGGCGAAGCTCAGCTTGGCGATCGAGCCGTCGCCCACCTGCTCCGCGCCGATCATGAGACGTTCGACATGGTCATCGATGAATGCCTTCGCCACCTCGACCTCGACAGCCAGCTCGGCCACTCGCTGGCGAACGTCGGCGTGCTCAAGTGCGGGACTCTCCTCGAGGGTGGCGTGCCGGACCACGGTGACCAGATCGTCGATCAGCAGTTCGAGCAGGATCACATTGCCGCCGATACCGAACCGTTCGAAGTCCAGGCCGGCCATGATGATCGACCAGCCCTGGCCAGGCTCACCGATCAAACCGTCCGCGGCGAGAGTCACCCCGTCCAAGAAGACCTCGTTGACCTCGATCGCCTCGTTGATCGTCCGGATCGGCCGCACCTGAACACCCGGCGCCGACAGCGGCACGATGAAAG from Mycobacterium sp. IDR2000157661 harbors:
- a CDS encoding DUF7715 family protein; the encoded protein is MKILVATRLTQGTAPTDYHYCVEGELVWMQEPCDRDLRDPAMPCGCGRGFAGAASHRATTTAMVVDTELTRDDVVLAFKTSLVDGGWPSEWAEAVADENLEIAAQLPVGTIIVRNLEKYFLRGALFGGDG
- a CDS encoding class I adenylate-forming enzyme family protein, producing MSGTYWSLVEDAARSHPDRVVLVDDFGRSLTNAELRDAAQGTAAALAARGVGDGSVVSWQLPTTLETMVVMVALTRLGAVQNPILPIWRESEVRFVTTQLGTEFLVVPGVWRGFDHVDLADELARDQPMTVVVVDHAAPVTDGLRLPAGDPASLPDPPTSATLPRWVYYSSGTTAAPKGVRHCDRSVIAGSAGVVGMVGASNTDVNPIAFPVSHIGGASMLAASLLTGMRLVLFDAFDPVLTPKAIAAHRPTMLGSATPFFVAFMAAQRDHGPDPLFPDLRGCVGGGAPITAELGRQVRETLGVTGVANSWGLTEFPVVTSPPPDGAPEVLDHTVGRPVPGVSVRVVDDNEREVAPGEEGELRLKGPQCFLGYVDEALDADAFDADGWFRSGDRGRIDADGNVVVTGRIKDAVIRNAENISALEVEGVLATHPAVADVAVIGVPDERTGERVCAVIVAQPDAEVTLAVLSEHCAAQGLSRHKSPERLELVRELPRNLTGKVLKNELRGRFR
- a CDS encoding HNH endonuclease signature motif containing protein is translated as MSASAGFGSDVASAVARLRAARDELMESRLDMSSIGELLEVLDALENDRRRAPTLEHRILEELRGRVAPPDIGAKNWSEVLQRRLRISAADARRRLDDAEDLSPRRTMTGEALEPTMPNVAKRQAAGELGADHLRVIRKFFRELPHGVDYQTRQGCEETLAQLAAEHTPDVLRAAADRLAALVNPDGVFDDLDRARRRHFTIGKQEADGMSPVRGLLDPEARATLDAVLSKLAAPGMCNPDDEAPCVDDEPSPDHVSADHRSQSQRNHDALKAMGRSVLSSGELGKHRGLPVTIIVSTTLQDLESGAGLAVTGGGTTLPMSDVIRLASQAHHYLSIFDKHTQEPLYLGRTKRLASAGQRIVLHSRDRGCTAPDCTVAGYGCQVHHAVLDWADGGLTNITDEVLACPPHNRLVTEGGWTTRKRRDGRVEWIPPPLLDTGQGRVNNYHHPQRYLQPKEEESE
- a CDS encoding acyl-CoA dehydrogenase family protein, with amino-acid sequence MVTRPSETDLTEFRRRVRAHISEHAPPFDAREGRRAPENAEQEGQLRAWFASLFEAGFVGADWPVEHGGRADHHPLHDRILSEEILRARAPRPVDQVNLAAHVLLHFGSDEQKAALLPPIRRSEHVWCQLLSEPDAGSDIAAVRTKGVVQSDGTWVINGQKTWITDGHWADMGLALIRTDPASSRHHGLSAFIVPLSAPGVQVRPIRTINEAIEVNEVFLDGVTLAADGLIGEPGQGWSIIMAGLDFERFGIGGNVILLELLIDDLVTVVRHATLEESPALEHADVRQRVAELAVEVEVAKAFIDDHVERLMIGAEQVGDGSIAKLSFAETYHRVSAYGAELAATVCTENADPIVQQAEQRLRESWLWSRAYTVSGGSNEMMRNILAKRRLLLPSR
- the istB gene encoding IS21-like element helper ATPase IstB, coding for MAEDPMKAVLHYAQALKAPRIRDAAARLAEQARDAGWTHEEYLAAVLSREVAAREASGAATRIRSAGFPTRKSLEDFNFDHQPALNRDMIAHLGTGAFLAKASNVVLLGPPGTGKTHLAIGLAVKAAQSGHRIAFATAVDWVARLKAAHNAGRLPAELAKLRRIGLLVVDEVGYIPFEQDAANLFFQLVSSRYEHASLILTSNLPFARWGDVFGDQVVAAAMIDRIVHHADVLTLKGSSYRLKDTGIDTLPSARADNTAQ
- the istA gene encoding IS21 family transposase, with protein sequence MISLEDWAFIRHLHRSEGLSQRAIARQLGIARDTVASALASDDPPKYERESPASAINEVEPRIRALLSAYPRMSATVLAERVGWTGSISWFGERVRMIRPEYLPADPVDRLEHPPGRVVQCDLWFPAPKIAVGFGQEAMLPVLVMVAAFSRFIAAVMLPSRQTMDLVAGMWQLLSQNFTAVPHELWWDNEAGIGRRGRLTDPVTALIGTLGSRLVQLKPYDPESKGIVERANRYLETSFLPGRSFTSPQDFNDQLGLWLPTANRRRVRVLDGRPVDFLAADQAQMLTLPPVAPTVETKTSVRLGRDYYLRVAGNDYSVDPSAIGQLVEVRTTLAQVTVMRTGRLLAAHDRCWAARQTLTDPKHVETAAVLRRQFQAGPPPATGDQLVRDLADYDRAFGVDFTTAEVTSDGEVA